One Ferviditalea candida genomic window, AACGAATACCTGGCCCATTTGGCTCCCCCCTCCACACTTTCCAGCAAAAAAGCGCGGGGCTCGCGAAAAAAATGTTGGAATACGCGGATCGGCGTCTCCGTATCCGCCATGAAATGACGCACGACGGGAATCAGATTGTGATGTTTGGCCAAGCGTATGACCTCGTTTAATTCCGGTGTGTACATGCAGCACCACTCCTCGCAGGTTTCTTCTATAAATCGTGACGAAATAAAAAACCTCTACCGCAAAGTAGAGGCGATGAAATATGATTATAGATAAGCGCATGCAAAAATAATACCGGATCGGGCAAAAATCCCCGTCCTACATCCAATGCTCAGCTCATCTCATCTAATCTCATCTCAACTTTACTAACTCAACTATACACGAAAAAACGGGGAAGCGTCAACCTTAACTCCTTCCAATCTCATCGAATTTCAGCATTTGGGCCCTGCGGCCAGATCGGGACGCAGCGATTTCGCTTCATTCAAATACACATGAATCATTTCATCCTGATTTTTTTCCGTATTGACCATAACCATCAGCCTGATGCAGCGTGAAAGACTGTTCTCTACGGGAATCTCCACCGAGCACATCAGCGGAACCAGTTCCCATCCCGGCAGCTGACGGATCGCCCTGGCCGGAAATGTCGATTTCAAGTCCTGGGTTACTGTAATAAATACGCTTCCAATCATATCCGGTTGAATCCCGTTCACCTGTATGATTTCATTCAACATTTCCGCAGTGGCCTGCAGGATTTCCGGTTCTTCGTCTTTCGTCACGGTCGTTGCCCCGCGAATTCCCCTCAAGAACATCCCCGTTTACGCCTCCTTCTTCAGTTGTTCAATCGTTTCTCTCACCCAATCTGCGGGAATATTGCCGCGGATTTCAACCTTCCCGATGTCTGCAGGGATCACAAACACCATGGTGCCTTCCTTGAATTTCTTGTCATGCATCATCGCCCGCATGATCGCTTCCGTATCCATATGCTCCGGTATGCTTACGGGCAGACGGAATTTCTGGAGCAGCTTTTTGGTTTCGGTATAGATATATTCCGGATTTCCCATTCTGACCGACAGAATCGCGGCGCCTACCATACCGATGGAAATCGCCTCACCATGCAGCAGCTCCTGGTACTTCGCCACCGCCTCCAGCGCATGGCCGATCGTATGGCCCAAATTCAGAACGGCGCGCAGCCCGCTTTCCCGTTCATCCTGCGAAACGACAAGCGATTTGATCCGGCAGCCCTCATACAGGGCATGCTGAAGCGCCGCCTGCTGCAAATTCAGCAACTCCTCCGAATGCTCCCCGCACCATGCGACAAACTCCCTATCCCAGATCAGCCCATGCTTGACCACTTCCGAAAGACCGGCGCGGACTTCGCGCTCCGGCAGCGACTTCAGCGTCGCCGTATCGTAAACCACCATCTGAGGCTGGTGAAATGCGCCGATGATGTTTTTGGCAAGGCGGTGGTTGACGGCAACCTTACCGCCGACGCTGCTGTCATGGGCGAGAACGGTCGTCGGAATCTGTACAAACCGCACTCCGCGCATATAGCTCGCCGCCGAAAAACCGGCCAAATCGCCGACGACGCCGCCGCCCAACGCGATGATCGTGGAATTGCGGTCCAAACCGCCTTGCAGCGCAGCAGTGATCACTTGTTCGAACACTTCCAGCGACTTGGACTGCTCGCCGGCAGGAACGACCGTATGCAGAACCTTATAGCCGCCCGTTTCCAGCAGTCCGGTCAATCGGTCGAGATAATGCGGCGCCACGAGATTGTCCGTAACGATCAAAAGCGGCGAGCCCTTCGGGATGCCCCGGCGTTTGAACAATTCGACGATATCCTCCAGGATATTTTCCCCGATGTAAATCGGATAAGAGCGAGCCTCCCCCAAATCGACGCTCAATTCCCTCATCATCAATACCTCTCCAGCTGGGCCAAATAATGTTCGTAATTCGCCCTGATTTCTTCAATGGAATCGCCGCCGAATTTCTCCATAAAGGCAACTGCGATTTCCCAAGCCACCACGTTCTCCATCACGACGCTGGCAGCCGGCACGGCGCAAGCATCGGAGCGTTCGACCTGAGCCGAGAACGGCTCCTTCGAATCGATGTCCACGCTCTGGAGCGGTTTGTAAAGCGTCGGAATCGGTTTCATCACGCCTCTGACGATGATCGGCTCGCCGGTTGTCATGCCTCCCTCAAAG contains:
- the aroH gene encoding chorismate mutase — its product is MFLRGIRGATTVTKDEEPEILQATAEMLNEIIQVNGIQPDMIGSVFITVTQDLKSTFPARAIRQLPGWELVPLMCSVEIPVENSLSRCIRLMVMVNTEKNQDEMIHVYLNEAKSLRPDLAAGPKC
- the aroB gene encoding 3-dehydroquinate synthase, whose amino-acid sequence is MMRELSVDLGEARSYPIYIGENILEDIVELFKRRGIPKGSPLLIVTDNLVAPHYLDRLTGLLETGGYKVLHTVVPAGEQSKSLEVFEQVITAALQGGLDRNSTIIALGGGVVGDLAGFSAASYMRGVRFVQIPTTVLAHDSSVGGKVAVNHRLAKNIIGAFHQPQMVVYDTATLKSLPEREVRAGLSEVVKHGLIWDREFVAWCGEHSEELLNLQQAALQHALYEGCRIKSLVVSQDERESGLRAVLNLGHTIGHALEAVAKYQELLHGEAISIGMVGAAILSVRMGNPEYIYTETKKLLQKFRLPVSIPEHMDTEAIMRAMMHDKKFKEGTMVFVIPADIGKVEIRGNIPADWVRETIEQLKKEA